One genomic region from Reichenbachiella ulvae encodes:
- a CDS encoding SRPBCC family protein, producing MTKSILSLSLALFTTGLVFAQEPISTKRVTSIIDSTYQEELVLIQEFTVNASIDEVWEAYTSKEGWESWSVPLAEIDFKIGGTIKTNYNPEGQIGDSTTIVTNIINYVPFRLLTLQAELTDNFPEFMKQEAKNFYNVIYFEEPEPGQTTVKSYGIGYRNTPKYLNLLKFFIPANEQSLLKLIAYLE from the coding sequence ATGACTAAATCAATTCTAAGCTTAAGTTTGGCTCTATTCACCACAGGGCTAGTATTTGCACAGGAACCAATCAGCACAAAACGAGTGACTTCAATCATTGATTCTACCTATCAAGAAGAGCTCGTCCTGATACAGGAGTTTACTGTTAATGCCTCGATTGATGAGGTTTGGGAGGCTTATACCAGTAAGGAAGGTTGGGAGAGCTGGAGTGTTCCACTGGCCGAAATTGACTTTAAAATTGGTGGGACTATCAAAACAAATTATAATCCCGAAGGACAAATAGGTGATAGTACTACTATCGTGACTAATATTATCAATTACGTGCCTTTCAGACTTCTGACCCTTCAGGCAGAGTTAACGGATAATTTTCCTGAGTTTATGAAGCAGGAGGCCAAGAATTTCTATAATGTAATATATTTTGAAGAGCCCGAACCGGGGCAAACGACAGTGAAATCTTATGGGATTGGTTATAGAAATACCCCAAAATACTTGAACCTTCTGAAGTTTTTTATCCCTGCCAATGAACAATCCCTGTTGAAGTTGATTGCCTATCTGGAATAG
- a CDS encoding ABC transporter substrate-binding protein, which yields MKKYVLILVLTTCMFRVYSQEDRLSQLSMDELLNVNLEKTAQPIVWDQRAKSQEVINLAVMLPSSKFPGFSKELMQAAQLAMDQINASGGVLGKDLNLVLVDDAADLDLCLLQADTLIRRYGVRYIIGPTNSERVIALSKEFEEEDWYLISPSASAIEISNLNDDRVFRTAASDVLQASFATKYAIETLRRRKASLFYIDNAYGQGLAQEFKRKFEERGGQVIAEEYYSPLVDLQTYDITQKIEALISDGPDLIYLVSNHVDIELMAPKIQMPDDVIILATDAAKGEYGTVAANVLDGMIGTSSAFTTQSYFLDSYKIKYGTVPTFLESADVYDIVYLYAGAILTSAVSDESIHQSLQDFSMKGAKMDASHWSQIIELISRGKKIDFIGSTGSLDFLPNGDIQDRSIEVWELDAGDILIK from the coding sequence ATGAAAAAGTATGTATTGATTTTAGTCTTGACTACCTGTATGTTTCGTGTTTATTCCCAGGAGGATCGATTGAGCCAATTGAGTATGGATGAATTACTCAATGTTAATTTGGAAAAAACGGCTCAACCGATCGTTTGGGATCAAAGGGCAAAAAGCCAAGAGGTGATAAATCTGGCAGTAATGCTACCCAGTAGTAAGTTTCCAGGTTTTTCGAAAGAGCTGATGCAGGCAGCCCAACTGGCAATGGATCAGATCAATGCGTCTGGAGGAGTTTTAGGCAAAGATTTGAACCTAGTGTTAGTTGATGATGCTGCGGATCTGGATTTATGTTTGTTACAGGCAGATACCTTGATTCGTCGATATGGAGTGAGATATATAATAGGTCCAACCAATTCTGAAAGGGTCATTGCTTTGTCTAAGGAGTTTGAAGAGGAGGATTGGTATCTGATATCTCCATCAGCTTCGGCGATTGAAATCAGTAACCTCAATGATGATAGGGTATTTAGAACAGCTGCGTCAGATGTGTTACAGGCTTCTTTTGCGACCAAATATGCCATTGAGACATTGAGAAGAAGAAAGGCTAGTTTATTCTATATTGACAATGCTTATGGTCAAGGGCTAGCCCAGGAATTCAAAAGGAAATTTGAAGAACGGGGTGGTCAGGTAATTGCAGAGGAGTATTATAGCCCACTCGTGGATTTGCAGACGTATGATATCACTCAGAAAATAGAAGCATTGATAAGTGATGGGCCGGATTTGATTTACCTCGTTTCCAATCATGTGGATATAGAATTGATGGCTCCCAAAATTCAAATGCCTGATGATGTCATCATTCTAGCAACGGATGCGGCCAAAGGTGAGTATGGCACTGTGGCAGCCAATGTACTCGATGGAATGATTGGAACCTCATCAGCATTTACCACACAATCTTATTTTTTAGATTCATACAAGATCAAGTATGGAACAGTTCCCACATTTTTAGAGAGTGCGGATGTATATGATATTGTGTATTTGTATGCCGGAGCTATATTGACCTCAGCAGTGAGCGATGAGTCGATCCATCAGTCTTTGCAGGATTTTTCTATGAAGGGTGCAAAAATGGACGCATCCCATTGGTCTCAGATTATCGAACTAATTAGCCGTGGTAAGAAGATAGACTTTATCGGTTCTACAGGTTCTCTTGACTTTCTGCCTAATGGGGATATACAAGATAGATCCATAGAGGTTTGGGAGCTAGATGCAGGAGATATTTTAATTAAATAA
- a CDS encoding AraC family transcriptional regulator: MDKHKQYYPLTLLDRHYDRWIEPEHSHNYYQIIYIKKGKGIHVLNDIEISYSTGSVFLLNPKDHHHFEVFESTHFVGVSFTESFIKDCMGIPEVLSKKLKYGLENEEYHNVRLQFKNSNKKAIESIFRTILSSEGNDQIVYFQILSMLEIIKQNYSSKKEVHALHIESSKMEKVLSYIHNNITHPKLLQIDLLAEKFGISKNYVSNYFKRNMHITLRKYIDNYRMGLMQNRLIHSHFTIKEIAHDFGFTDESHLNKFFKKYWNMSAKAYRQMEKKEEVL, from the coding sequence ATGGATAAGCACAAGCAATACTACCCTTTGACCCTACTGGATCGGCACTACGACCGATGGATAGAGCCAGAGCATTCGCACAATTACTACCAAATCATCTACATCAAGAAAGGGAAGGGAATCCATGTACTCAACGACATAGAGATTTCTTACAGTACAGGCTCTGTTTTCCTGCTCAACCCCAAAGACCACCATCATTTTGAGGTTTTCGAAAGCACCCATTTCGTAGGGGTCAGTTTTACAGAATCTTTCATCAAGGACTGCATGGGCATCCCCGAAGTACTAAGTAAGAAGCTGAAATATGGACTAGAAAATGAGGAATATCACAATGTGCGGTTGCAATTCAAAAACAGCAACAAAAAAGCCATCGAAAGCATATTTAGAACCATCCTCAGCAGTGAAGGTAATGATCAGATCGTCTACTTTCAGATCCTATCTATGTTGGAGATCATTAAGCAAAACTACTCCTCCAAAAAAGAAGTACATGCTCTCCATATCGAGAGTTCGAAAATGGAAAAGGTACTTTCTTACATTCACAACAATATCACCCATCCCAAACTACTCCAGATAGACTTACTGGCTGAAAAATTCGGCATCAGCAAAAACTATGTAAGCAACTACTTTAAACGCAACATGCACATCACCCTACGCAAATACATCGATAATTATCGCATGGGACTGATGCAAAACCGACTAATCCACAGCCATTTCACCATCAAGGAAATCGCCCATGATTTTGGCTTCACCGACGAGAGCCACCTCAACAAATTCTTCAAAAAATACTGGAACATGAGCGCCAAAGCCTATCGACAGATGGAGAAGAAAGAGGAAGTATTATAG
- a CDS encoding YfcC family protein: MKIKLPDTIVLLLIILVFSCVLTWIVPSGEFDRIERDGRELVVSGSYHVVSPNPVGFFQLIMAPIRGFSGSAEIIAFIFFVAGAFGIINRSGAISAGLRRLVDGYNTNRKKRWIIPVLTLFFSMAGATFGMSEEVLVFILLTLPLSFSLGYDSFMGVAIPFLGAGAGFAGAFINPFTVGIAQGIAELAPFSGWEYRVIVWFIFTSVTIAFLMRYAARLEKDPKISLNYQEDQKSKHRHIETDQEEFNGAHRWVLITLALGLAFLIVGVNRWDWYITEISALFLVMGMISALIARVDMQEAIDAFMAGAAEMIKVCFVIGIARGIIIVASEGTIIDTMLYYTSTAVEGYPNTLSIQLMFYVQTFLNFFLPSGSGQAALTMPIMAPLSDIIGVSRQTAVLAFQLGDGLSNMVIPTSGVTMGVLTLSNISYKKWLQWIWPLMLIYFVLAMILLIPPTLVFNW; encoded by the coding sequence ATGAAGATAAAACTACCCGATACCATTGTTTTGTTGCTAATCATACTTGTCTTTTCCTGTGTGCTTACTTGGATCGTGCCATCTGGTGAATTTGACCGAATCGAACGAGATGGGAGAGAATTGGTCGTGTCTGGTTCTTATCATGTTGTTTCGCCTAATCCGGTTGGTTTCTTTCAATTGATCATGGCACCTATTAGAGGGTTTTCGGGATCAGCCGAAATCATAGCCTTCATATTTTTCGTAGCAGGTGCCTTTGGAATAATCAATCGTAGTGGTGCCATATCTGCGGGTCTTCGTCGACTGGTTGATGGCTATAATACCAATAGAAAAAAGAGGTGGATCATCCCGGTGTTGACGTTATTCTTTTCTATGGCTGGCGCTACTTTTGGAATGAGTGAAGAAGTTCTGGTTTTTATCTTGTTGACTTTGCCATTGTCATTTTCATTAGGATATGATTCCTTCATGGGAGTAGCCATCCCTTTTTTAGGGGCTGGTGCCGGATTTGCAGGGGCTTTTATCAATCCGTTTACAGTAGGGATTGCCCAGGGAATCGCAGAGCTGGCTCCCTTTAGTGGATGGGAATACCGAGTGATAGTTTGGTTCATATTCACTAGTGTCACGATAGCATTTTTGATGCGATATGCTGCACGATTAGAAAAGGACCCTAAGATTAGCCTCAATTATCAAGAGGATCAGAAATCTAAGCATCGCCACATTGAAACAGATCAAGAAGAATTCAATGGAGCACATCGATGGGTCTTGATTACACTGGCCCTGGGCTTGGCATTTCTTATCGTAGGGGTCAATAGATGGGATTGGTACATTACGGAAATATCTGCTTTGTTTTTGGTTATGGGTATGATTTCTGCTCTGATTGCAAGAGTTGATATGCAAGAAGCCATTGATGCTTTTATGGCTGGAGCGGCAGAGATGATCAAGGTCTGCTTTGTGATAGGTATCGCCCGAGGCATTATCATAGTGGCTTCTGAAGGGACCATAATAGACACCATGTTGTACTATACCTCTACTGCTGTCGAAGGGTATCCGAATACGCTCTCTATTCAACTCATGTTTTATGTACAGACTTTTTTGAATTTCTTTTTGCCCTCCGGTTCGGGACAGGCCGCTTTGACCATGCCGATAATGGCGCCTCTCAGTGATATTATAGGAGTGTCAAGGCAAACAGCAGTTTTAGCATTTCAGCTCGGAGATGGACTTTCTAATATGGTGATCCCTACGAGTGGAGTCACGATGGGGGTGCTTACACTTTCGAATATCTCGTACAAGAAATGGCTTCAATGGATATGGCCTCTTATGCTGATCTACTTCGTTTTGGCCATGATTTTACTCATTCCTCCCACTTTGGTTTTTAATTGGTGA
- a CDS encoding isoaspartyl peptidase/L-asparaginase family protein encodes MKNKYSLAIHGGAGTILKSSMSAEKEAAYKGVLESSLLAGEEILKNGGSSLDAVEASVIVLEDSDLFNAGKGSVFTADETHELEASIMCGRTLQAGAIGAATSIKNPVMASRKILDSSDYVYLSGQGADQFAKEQGCEMVPNSYFYSDFRYEQLQAARGSSRMKLDHSTDKKFGTVGAVALDQHGNLAAATSTGGLVNKKYGRLGDSSVIGSGVYANDATCAISCTGYGEFFLRGVVAHDISCLMEYKGLSLEEAAQLVINQKQVALGGEGGIIGVDHNGNCSLVFNSEGMYRGSINDMDPMPQVGIYGDMLS; translated from the coding sequence ATGAAAAATAAATATTCATTGGCTATTCATGGGGGAGCAGGCACTATACTAAAGTCTAGCATGTCTGCTGAAAAGGAAGCCGCATATAAAGGAGTATTAGAGTCCTCGTTGTTGGCAGGAGAGGAAATATTGAAAAATGGTGGGAGTAGTTTGGATGCTGTGGAGGCATCTGTCATTGTGCTTGAAGATAGTGACTTATTCAATGCTGGCAAGGGGTCTGTTTTCACTGCAGACGAAACACACGAATTAGAAGCTTCCATCATGTGTGGTAGAACCCTTCAGGCAGGAGCGATAGGTGCTGCCACAAGTATCAAAAATCCTGTGATGGCCTCTAGAAAAATTTTAGACTCTTCAGATTATGTGTATTTGTCTGGTCAGGGAGCTGATCAATTTGCCAAAGAACAAGGATGTGAAATGGTTCCCAATAGCTACTTCTATTCTGACTTTAGGTATGAACAGCTACAGGCAGCCAGAGGGAGTTCGAGGATGAAACTTGATCATAGTACGGATAAAAAATTTGGAACTGTGGGTGCAGTAGCATTGGATCAACATGGGAATTTGGCTGCTGCAACTTCTACCGGTGGTTTGGTTAATAAGAAATATGGAAGACTTGGAGATAGCTCAGTGATAGGGTCAGGTGTCTATGCTAATGATGCAACTTGCGCTATTTCTTGTACTGGATATGGCGAATTTTTCTTGCGCGGTGTGGTGGCCCATGATATCTCTTGTTTGATGGAATACAAGGGACTGTCATTAGAAGAGGCCGCTCAGTTGGTGATCAATCAAAAGCAAGTTGCATTGGGTGGAGAAGGTGGAATTATTGGAGTAGATCACAACGGTAATTGTAGCCTGGTTTTCAACTCAGAAGGAATGTATAGAGGTTCTATCAATGATATGGATCCAATGCCACAGGTTGGCATCTATGGAGATATGCTGTCTTAA
- a CDS encoding site-specific integrase, translating to MASVKIVLRKEKKKKDGTYPLAIRIIKDRKPKYVHTDQSIELKHWDASERRVKKSHPNSSRLNNFLLSKLKEANDIALEMESDDSSTSSKGIKKKISKKGRKVSFFQFGAERVKGKHLSNVFSVARAERSILCNIEEFVNLKSSTPLDKAKEEIKQRRKQRISESRKPGYSFIAKIKLLANNKSLFFEDINTTFINQYKVFCVSYLDMKPRTITNQLIFIRTLFNEAIAEGLVAAKHYPFAGEKEKIRIGSGHKIGLTVEEVERIENLTLEANTQIWHAKNVWLVAYYFAGIRITDVLNLTWGDFKDGRLFYTMGKNKKTVSLKTPKKAQDILQNYQSPKTRKKDFVFPYMNKADKSSSEDLFVKSRNATSLINDYLKKIASLCSIEKDLSNHIARHTFGNIAGDRIHPLMLQKLYRHSDLKTTINYQANFIHKEADEALDMVIGSE from the coding sequence ATGGCCTCAGTAAAAATCGTATTACGAAAAGAAAAGAAGAAAAAAGATGGCACATATCCTTTGGCCATTAGAATCATAAAGGATAGAAAACCTAAGTATGTACATACCGACCAATCCATTGAACTCAAACACTGGGATGCATCAGAACGAAGAGTTAAGAAATCACATCCTAATTCCTCTCGGCTAAACAATTTCTTATTATCAAAACTTAAGGAGGCTAATGATATCGCACTTGAGATGGAGTCTGACGACAGTAGCACATCTAGTAAAGGGATAAAAAAGAAAATCTCAAAAAAAGGACGAAAAGTATCATTCTTTCAATTCGGTGCAGAAAGAGTAAAAGGAAAACATCTTAGTAATGTTTTTTCTGTCGCCCGGGCAGAAAGGTCCATACTGTGCAATATCGAAGAATTTGTAAACCTTAAATCCTCTACCCCTCTTGACAAAGCAAAAGAAGAAATTAAGCAAAGAAGAAAACAAAGAATAAGCGAAAGTAGAAAGCCTGGATATTCATTTATTGCTAAGATTAAGCTTTTAGCAAATAACAAAAGCCTATTCTTTGAGGACATCAACACAACATTTATCAATCAATATAAGGTTTTCTGTGTGTCATATTTGGATATGAAACCAAGAACAATCACCAACCAACTCATTTTTATAAGAACCCTTTTCAATGAAGCAATTGCTGAAGGATTAGTAGCTGCAAAACACTACCCCTTTGCTGGAGAAAAAGAAAAAATAAGAATTGGGTCTGGTCATAAGATTGGCTTGACTGTAGAAGAGGTGGAACGAATCGAAAACCTAACCCTAGAAGCTAACACACAAATTTGGCATGCTAAAAATGTCTGGCTAGTGGCTTACTATTTTGCAGGAATAAGAATTACTGATGTGTTAAACCTAACATGGGGTGATTTCAAAGACGGCCGATTGTTTTATACCATGGGTAAAAACAAAAAAACGGTATCGTTAAAAACACCAAAAAAGGCCCAAGATATCCTTCAAAATTACCAGTCCCCTAAAACTAGAAAAAAAGACTTTGTTTTTCCGTATATGAACAAAGCCGACAAAAGCAGCTCAGAAGATCTATTTGTGAAATCACGTAATGCTACATCACTGATCAATGACTACCTGAAAAAAATTGCTTCTCTTTGTTCAATAGAAAAGGACCTTTCTAATCATATAGCAAGACATACATTCGGCAACATAGCTGGAGACAGGATTCACCCCTTAATGCTCCAAAAACTATATCGTCATTCGGATTTAAAAACCACAATTAACTATCAAGCTAACTTTATTCATAAGGAAGCTGATGAAGCACTGGATATGGTAATTGGATCCGAATAG
- a CDS encoding vitamin B12-dependent ribonucleotide reductase — MNPQNKPTKGLKINRIFTKESKDPYDQFEFELRSSTIRDPSGEVVSQMDNVEVPKGWSQIATDIMAQKYLRKAGVPQKDGTTGTETSAKQVVHRLANCWKVWGQKYGYFRTKKDANAFYDELVFMLLAQYAAPNSPQWFNTGLHESYGLKGKAQGHYYVDPDTEELKQSESAYERPQPHACFILDVEDDLVNPNGIMDLWVQEARIFKYGSGVGTNFSNIRGKDEPLEGGGTSSGLMSFLKIGDRAAGAIKSGGTTRRAAKMVSLDLDHPEIEEFINWKKEEEKKVAALIAAGYSSDYNGEAYQTVSGQNSNNSVRIPNAFFDRLKNKEDWELKARTDGSVMKTVSAENLWGQIADAAWSSADPGVQYDTTINEWHTCPADGSIRGSNPCSEYMFLDNTACNLASFNLYKFFNEEKNEFDIASFQHASRLWTIVLEISVLMAQFPSKAVAQRSYDYRTLGLGYANLGALLMVQGIAYDSPEARALAASITSIMTGTSYKTSAEMASVLGAFPRYEPNKDSMLRVIRNHRYAAYNTPDNFEGLSVIPQTLDQNLCPSDLLQAAQQVWDEALALGEEFGYRNAQTTVIAPTGTIGLLMDCDTTGVEPDFALVKYKKLAGGGYFKIINHSIPKALRNLQYSEVEIDAIVNYAKGHASLKGAPHIDADSLKKLGFLDAEIEKVEAALPTAFDVASVFSFYTLGEDCMTRLGIEGYHSMGFNLLKELGLKQEQIDEANEYICGTMTIEGAPYLKEEHYPVFDCANRCGEKGERYIAVGGHVRMMAAVQPFISGAISKTVNMPHETQPEEIADCYLQSWELGLKACALYRDGSKLSQPLSAKKDKEQEKEEEIKDLTTNAEEVLKAARSILEESDDNTFRQKLTRMVERRKLPDRRNGFTQKAKIDGHTVFLRTGEYPDGTLGELFIDMYKEGASFRSLLNCFAISVSLGLQYGVPLQEFVDRFTFTRFEPAGRVEHPNIKSATSLLDYMFRLLGYEYLGREDLVHVSNPVAKDLGSQEEVFTASPKAETKPSSDSNPVIANAEAITYAGKTGDEGIGQTQQALASMMGDAPICNDCGHITVRSGTCYKCLNCGNSLGCS, encoded by the coding sequence ATGAATCCACAAAATAAGCCAACAAAAGGCCTGAAAATCAATAGAATATTTACCAAAGAAAGTAAAGATCCATACGACCAGTTCGAGTTCGAATTGCGCTCATCTACGATTAGAGATCCTTCGGGAGAGGTCGTTTCACAAATGGACAATGTAGAAGTGCCCAAAGGTTGGTCGCAGATCGCCACGGACATCATGGCACAAAAGTACCTTCGAAAAGCGGGAGTCCCGCAAAAGGACGGAACAACCGGAACTGAAACTTCGGCGAAGCAGGTCGTTCATCGCCTGGCCAACTGTTGGAAAGTGTGGGGGCAGAAATACGGGTACTTCCGCACCAAAAAAGACGCCAATGCATTTTATGACGAATTGGTCTTCATGTTATTGGCTCAGTATGCTGCACCTAACTCGCCTCAGTGGTTCAATACCGGACTGCATGAGTCATATGGACTCAAAGGAAAAGCTCAGGGCCACTACTATGTAGACCCAGATACTGAGGAACTGAAGCAGTCAGAATCCGCCTATGAAAGACCTCAACCCCATGCCTGTTTTATCCTGGATGTAGAAGATGATTTGGTCAATCCCAATGGCATCATGGATCTGTGGGTGCAGGAGGCCCGGATTTTCAAGTATGGTTCGGGTGTAGGTACTAATTTTTCCAATATCCGGGGCAAAGATGAACCTCTGGAAGGCGGAGGGACCTCGTCTGGCCTGATGTCTTTCTTAAAGATCGGAGACAGAGCAGCAGGCGCTATCAAATCAGGAGGAACCACCCGCCGAGCAGCTAAAATGGTAAGTTTGGATTTGGATCATCCCGAAATAGAAGAGTTTATCAATTGGAAGAAGGAAGAGGAGAAGAAAGTCGCAGCGCTGATTGCAGCGGGTTATTCTTCGGACTACAACGGAGAGGCTTACCAAACTGTGTCAGGCCAGAATTCCAATAACTCTGTGCGCATACCCAATGCTTTTTTTGATCGATTAAAAAACAAAGAAGACTGGGAGCTGAAAGCGCGTACAGATGGTAGCGTGATGAAAACAGTATCTGCTGAAAACCTATGGGGGCAAATTGCAGATGCGGCATGGAGCAGCGCGGATCCCGGAGTACAATACGACACCACTATCAACGAATGGCATACTTGCCCGGCTGATGGATCGATACGAGGATCTAATCCGTGTTCAGAGTATATGTTTCTGGACAACACGGCTTGTAATTTGGCTTCCTTTAATCTCTACAAATTTTTCAATGAAGAGAAAAATGAGTTTGATATCGCCTCATTCCAGCATGCGAGTAGGTTATGGACTATAGTGCTGGAGATTTCAGTATTGATGGCTCAGTTTCCGTCCAAAGCAGTAGCACAGCGTTCCTACGATTACAGGACATTGGGACTAGGTTATGCCAATCTGGGCGCACTACTGATGGTGCAGGGGATTGCCTATGACAGCCCTGAGGCACGTGCATTGGCGGCTTCTATCACCTCTATTATGACGGGTACATCTTACAAAACATCTGCTGAGATGGCTTCTGTTTTGGGCGCTTTCCCGAGATATGAGCCGAACAAAGACAGTATGCTCCGTGTGATTCGAAATCACCGATATGCCGCATACAATACGCCTGACAATTTCGAAGGACTATCTGTTATACCTCAGACTTTGGATCAGAATCTTTGTCCTTCTGATTTGCTGCAAGCAGCACAGCAGGTTTGGGATGAGGCCCTGGCTTTGGGAGAGGAGTTTGGATACAGAAATGCGCAGACGACTGTGATCGCACCCACAGGCACGATTGGCCTACTGATGGATTGTGATACGACGGGAGTCGAACCGGATTTTGCTCTGGTGAAATACAAAAAACTCGCTGGAGGAGGATACTTTAAGATCATCAACCATTCGATCCCAAAAGCCCTGCGCAACCTCCAATATAGTGAGGTAGAAATCGATGCGATCGTGAACTATGCCAAGGGACATGCGAGCCTAAAAGGTGCCCCGCACATCGATGCAGACAGCTTGAAAAAACTAGGCTTCCTGGATGCTGAAATAGAAAAGGTGGAAGCTGCACTTCCGACAGCTTTTGATGTGGCTTCTGTTTTTAGCTTTTATACGCTGGGTGAAGATTGCATGACCCGATTGGGGATAGAAGGCTATCACAGCATGGGATTCAACTTGCTGAAAGAACTGGGACTGAAACAGGAACAGATAGATGAGGCCAACGAGTACATCTGTGGTACCATGACCATAGAGGGAGCACCCTACCTGAAGGAGGAGCACTATCCCGTTTTTGATTGTGCCAATCGCTGCGGAGAAAAGGGAGAGAGATACATTGCAGTCGGAGGACATGTTCGTATGATGGCGGCTGTTCAGCCTTTCATCTCTGGAGCGATCTCCAAAACTGTGAATATGCCTCATGAAACCCAACCGGAGGAGATTGCAGATTGCTATTTGCAGTCCTGGGAGCTGGGCCTCAAGGCCTGTGCACTCTACCGTGATGGTAGCAAGCTGTCGCAACCGCTATCGGCCAAAAAAGACAAGGAGCAAGAGAAAGAAGAGGAAATCAAAGACCTGACTACCAATGCTGAAGAGGTTTTGAAGGCAGCCAGGTCGATTTTGGAGGAGTCTGATGACAATACTTTCCGTCAGAAATTGACCCGAATGGTCGAGCGAAGGAAGCTGCCCGATCGCCGAAATGGCTTTACACAAAAAGCCAAGATCGATGGGCATACCGTTTTCTTGAGAACTGGCGAATATCCAGATGGTACGCTGGGCGAGCTATTTATAGATATGTACAAGGAGGGAGCGTCCTTCCGATCCCTTCTCAACTGCTTTGCGATATCCGTATCTCTGGGACTGCAGTATGGCGTGCCACTGCAGGAGTTTGTGGACCGCTTTACTTTCACGCGTTTCGAGCCGGCAGGTCGTGTCGAGCACCCGAACATCAAGTCTGCTACTTCTTTGCTGGACTATATGTTCCGTCTGTTGGGCTATGAATATCTGGGTAGAGAGGATCTGGTACATGTTTCCAATCCTGTAGCTAAGGATCTTGGCAGTCAGGAGGAGGTCTTTACCGCTTCTCCAAAAGCCGAAACTAAACCTTCGTCTGACTCTAATCCCGTGATCGCTAATGCAGAAGCCATCACTTATGCAGGAAAGACTGGGGACGAGGGAATTGGTCAAACACAACAAGCACTAGCCAGCATGATGGGAGATGCACCGATCTGTAACGACTGTGGTCATATCACCGTGCGATCAGGCACCTGCTACAAATGTCTGAACTGCGGCAATAGTTTAGGCTGCAGTTGA
- a CDS encoding proline dehydrogenase family protein has translation MTFKPKFHFDDTEIAFGDKSNFDLKRMYFLFATMNNPFIAKVGIWLTQFALRIHIPIKFMIKKTIFAQFCGGESLRDSMSTVTKLGDSNIHTILDYSVEGESKERVFDQNCEEIIKSLKMAKESDKIPTGVMKLTGFVAFDLLVQKQEGKPFNTKQTQRWEAFEARVEKICSFAVECNKYLFIDAEETWIQEPIDEIVNHMMEKYNRDRVYIFNTYQMYRTASLGNLKAIHKMAQQGGFKVGAKLVRGAYMEKERERAEEKGYPDPIHPSKEATDKAYDDALIYCMENLGEIYVCAGTHNENSSQLLAKLMDDHGVKKDDPRVFFAQLYGMSDNISYTLAHANYNVAKYVPYGPVKKVLPYLMRRAEENTSISGQSSREFRLVKNEMRRRKRLS, from the coding sequence ATGACGTTTAAACCCAAATTTCATTTCGATGATACCGAAATCGCTTTTGGTGATAAAAGCAATTTCGATCTGAAACGAATGTATTTCCTGTTTGCGACCATGAACAACCCCTTTATTGCCAAGGTGGGCATCTGGTTGACACAGTTTGCACTTCGTATCCATATACCCATTAAATTCATGATCAAGAAGACCATCTTCGCTCAGTTTTGTGGAGGGGAGTCTTTGCGAGATTCTATGTCTACGGTGACCAAATTGGGTGACTCTAACATCCATACCATATTGGATTATTCGGTGGAGGGAGAAAGTAAGGAGAGGGTATTTGATCAAAACTGTGAAGAAATCATCAAGTCACTCAAGATGGCCAAAGAATCTGATAAAATACCTACTGGAGTGATGAAATTGACAGGGTTTGTAGCCTTTGATTTGTTGGTTCAAAAGCAGGAAGGTAAACCTTTCAATACAAAGCAAACCCAGCGCTGGGAGGCTTTCGAGGCACGCGTGGAAAAGATCTGTTCCTTTGCGGTAGAATGTAATAAGTATCTCTTTATCGATGCGGAAGAGACCTGGATTCAGGAACCTATCGACGAGATCGTCAATCATATGATGGAAAAATATAACCGCGATCGCGTCTATATATTCAATACTTATCAAATGTATAGAACGGCTTCTCTTGGCAATCTGAAGGCCATTCATAAAATGGCACAACAGGGTGGTTTCAAAGTGGGAGCTAAGCTGGTGAGAGGTGCTTATATGGAAAAGGAACGCGAACGTGCGGAGGAAAAAGGCTATCCAGATCCGATTCATCCGAGCAAAGAAGCGACGGATAAGGCTTATGACGATGCGCTCATCTACTGCATGGAGAATCTAGGAGAGATCTACGTATGTGCCGGTACGCACAACGAAAACAGTTCCCAACTCCTGGCTAAACTCATGGATGACCATGGGGTGAAAAAAGACGATCCAAGGGTGTTTTTTGCGCAGCTATATGGTATGAGTGACAATATCTCTTATACTCTGGCTCATGCCAATTACAATGTGGCCAAATATGTTCCCTATGGACCGGTCAAGAAGGTGCTGCCCTACCTCATGCGTAGAGCGGAAGAGAATACCTCTATCTCAGGACAAAGTAGTAGAGAGTTTAGACTCGTTAAAAATGAGATGAGAAGAAGAAAGAGATTGAGTTAG